A genome region from Methanobacterium subterraneum includes the following:
- a CDS encoding transposase: protein MPNEIITTLSSSIASMQLNLFDFVVEKPKFDEVLTRRFQRSEITRNVNKNLNLLSNNHFEYLNPICPNCNSNHVIKQEYHERNPILADSGPQKIYLRRYKCKSCSKKFTTSLDSVIKPHHRYVNIYSDKLESLIQTGYRSLRKLGEDFQTFFGNSPSHTTIKKWQTIEVEKRITNTITLYSGYYAYDEQYIRLNGKRHYRLTLYDTILNIPIAEEIAPKRTTETIKRFIEESTKNQPLIAITTDHFRRYKRIMDKIGVKHQLCIFHLFKMIGNSVHKILKSKNVSKREKITLCLYFTDIKNIFRTYNEETSINRLETLLDKFKDIPKVLQRYLTKKILPNFQRLTHFMRSPFIQRTSNKVENYYRQTDPNQIKKIYKTIKGILSYLNQKMKKWTAKHGKNINTQ from the coding sequence ATGCCTAATGAAATTATAACTACTCTCAGTTCTAGTATTGCGTCCATGCAACTTAATCTTTTCGATTTTGTTGTGGAAAAACCAAAATTTGATGAAGTTTTAACACGAAGATTTCAAAGGTCTGAAATCACTCGAAACGTGAATAAAAACCTGAATTTACTTTCAAACAATCATTTCGAATATTTAAACCCAATTTGTCCTAATTGTAATTCAAATCATGTGATTAAACAGGAATATCATGAAAGAAACCCCATATTGGCTGATTCAGGACCTCAAAAAATTTATTTGCGACGATATAAATGTAAAAGTTGCAGTAAAAAGTTCACAACAAGCTTAGATTCAGTTATAAAACCTCATCACAGATACGTTAATATTTACAGTGATAAATTAGAGTCTTTGATTCAAACAGGCTATCGTTCGCTGCGTAAATTGGGGGAAGACTTTCAAACGTTCTTTGGAAACTCACCATCACACACAACCATTAAAAAATGGCAAACCATAGAAGTTGAAAAACGAATAACCAACACAATAACACTTTATTCAGGTTACTACGCGTATGATGAGCAGTATATTCGACTTAACGGTAAAAGACACTACCGTTTAACATTATACGACACCATACTCAACATACCAATAGCAGAAGAAATAGCTCCTAAAAGAACTACAGAAACCATAAAAAGATTTATTGAAGAATCCACAAAAAATCAACCACTGATAGCAATTACAACCGATCATTTCCGAAGATACAAAAGAATAATGGACAAAATTGGTGTGAAACACCAATTATGCATATTTCACCTATTTAAAATGATAGGAAACAGTGTACACAAAATATTAAAGTCCAAAAATGTCTCCAAACGTGAAAAAATAACATTATGCCTTTATTTCACCGACATAAAAAACATATTCCGCACATACAACGAAGAAACATCAATAAACAGACTAGAAACACTACTGGACAAATTCAAAGATATTCCAAAAGTTTTACAACGATACCTCACTAAAAAGATACTTCCAAACTTTCAAAGACTCACACACTTCATGAGAAGCCCATTCATACAACGAACATCCAACAAAGTAGAAAATTACTACAGACAAACAGACCCCAACCAAATAAAGAAAATTTACAAAACAATAAAAGGAATACTCAGCTACCTAAACCAAAAAATGAAAAAATGGACAGCTAAACATGGAAAAAATATCAACACCCAATAA
- a CDS encoding class I SAM-dependent methyltransferase has product MSEFEKSEWAEAEHANEFMENADIYILERKRLFSILRSFYRYFLMDNELEGPVKVLDLGCGDGALTMELLKEDKQINTTLVDGSLEMLENARKNLKNYEGMIFVHKTFQELLKSKLNDNDSLVDSFNLVVSSLAIHHIHFEEKKSLFQYIYNHLQPGGFFINIETIRAPTDELESWYRVLWSEWISENQEKLNTHKSFQHLPEQYKDNPDNNPDKLEDQLDALKSAGFSQVDCYYKYGIFSIYGGRK; this is encoded by the coding sequence ATGAGTGAATTCGAAAAATCAGAATGGGCAGAAGCTGAACATGCCAATGAATTTATGGAAAACGCAGACATCTACATACTGGAAAGAAAACGATTATTCTCCATATTAAGATCATTTTACCGCTATTTTCTAATGGATAATGAATTGGAAGGACCAGTGAAGGTTCTGGACCTTGGTTGTGGTGACGGGGCACTGACCATGGAACTCCTTAAGGAAGACAAGCAGATCAACACCACACTGGTGGATGGTTCATTGGAGATGCTGGAAAATGCCAGAAAAAACCTTAAAAACTATGAAGGAATGATTTTTGTACACAAAACCTTCCAAGAATTACTTAAAAGTAAATTGAATGATAACGACAGTTTAGTAGATTCCTTTAATTTGGTGGTTTCCTCTCTGGCCATTCACCACATCCATTTTGAAGAGAAAAAATCCCTTTTTCAGTACATATACAACCATCTGCAGCCCGGAGGATTCTTTATTAACATTGAAACCATAAGAGCCCCTACTGATGAGCTAGAAAGCTGGTACCGTGTGCTCTGGAGTGAATGGATAAGTGAAAATCAGGAGAAACTGAACACCCATAAGAGCTTTCAGCACCTTCCAGAACAGTATAAGGATAACCCGGATAATAATCCTGACAAACTGGAAGATCAGTTAGATGCACTAAAATCAGCCGGGTTTTCTCAGGTGGATTGCTACTATAAGTATGGAATATTCTCCATTTATGGTGGGAGGAAATAG
- a CDS encoding GNAT family N-acetyltransferase: MECRNPVDTQTRDIMIIEPASIEDALEILSLQKLCYQSEAKIYNDHNIHPLIQTLEEIKSEFGAYSFLKAVEDGRIIGSVRARMMTPETLYIGRLIVHPDFQNQGIGGKLMERIENKFPKLRDQSL, from the coding sequence ATGGAGTGTAGGAACCCTGTTGATACTCAAACCAGGGATATAATGATAATTGAACCTGCCAGCATTGAAGATGCTCTGGAGATACTTTCCCTCCAAAAATTGTGCTACCAGAGTGAAGCTAAAATCTACAATGATCATAATATCCATCCACTAATCCAAACCCTGGAGGAAATAAAATCTGAATTTGGAGCATACTCTTTCCTTAAGGCAGTGGAGGATGGCCGGATAATCGGTTCAGTAAGGGCGAGGATGATGACTCCCGAAACCCTTTACATTGGCCGGCTTATAGTTCATCCGGATTTCCAGAACCAGGGAATAGGGGGCAAATTGATGGAGAGAATAGAGAATAAATTTCCGAAGCTGAGAGATCAGAGCTTATAA
- a CDS encoding methyltransferase domain-containing protein, with the protein MREDYVHGYSEREAIRLVDQAETLSPLLHYDTSFPEGSLVLEAGCGVGAQTIHLARNSPQAEITSVDISKPSLTHAKALMGREGISNVQFQTADIMELPFADETFDHVFICFVLEHLPDPVGALKSLKRVLKSEGSITVIEGDHGSCYFHPETKEAINAWQCMIKAQKELNCNPLMGRELYPLLSEAGFKEVKIDPRVVYVDSSKGELVDGFIKKTIIAMVEGVKDQAIGSGLITPETWDKGIQDLHMTAEPSGTFFYNFFKGTAKK; encoded by the coding sequence ATGAGAGAAGATTATGTGCATGGATATTCAGAAAGGGAAGCAATAAGATTGGTTGATCAGGCAGAAACACTATCTCCTCTCTTACATTATGATACAAGCTTTCCAGAAGGTAGTTTAGTGCTGGAGGCTGGATGTGGGGTGGGGGCCCAGACCATACATCTGGCCCGGAACAGTCCTCAGGCAGAGATAACCTCAGTGGATATATCAAAGCCATCTTTAACCCATGCAAAAGCTCTAATGGGTAGGGAAGGAATTTCCAATGTTCAGTTTCAAACTGCAGACATCATGGAACTACCATTTGCTGATGAGACCTTTGACCATGTGTTCATCTGCTTTGTACTGGAACACCTCCCTGACCCAGTGGGAGCGCTTAAAAGTTTGAAACGGGTTCTTAAGAGTGAAGGTTCCATCACGGTTATTGAGGGGGACCACGGGTCATGTTACTTCCACCCGGAAACCAAAGAGGCTATTAATGCATGGCAATGCATGATTAAAGCTCAAAAAGAGTTAAACTGCAACCCTCTCATGGGTAGAGAATTATACCCACTCCTTTCCGAAGCTGGTTTTAAAGAGGTAAAGATTGATCCCCGGGTGGTTTACGTGGACTCCAGCAAAGGAGAACTGGTAGATGGATTCATTAAAAAGACCATAATCGCCATGGTGGAAGGAGTGAAGGACCAGGCCATAGGTTCAGGACTTATAACTCCTGAAACATGGGATAAGGGTATCCAGGACCTGCACATGACCGCAGAACCATCGGGAACATTCTTCTACAACTTCTTCAAGGGAACCGCTAAAAAATAG
- a CDS encoding transglutaminase-like domain-containing protein — protein sequence MLFLIQKDDLNKYLESSKVVNYNYPEIQEKARELASDQGQIETVKDIYHFVRDEIDHSLDIGSCQVTCRASEVLKEGHGLCFAKSNLLAALLRFMGIPTGFCYQTLTHEEGFVLHGLNAVSLDGKWFRLDARGNRADVDAQFSMERESLAFYPTVEGEKDYPYIFSQPDKRILKIIGESKSPEEVMKTLPIFLTW from the coding sequence ATGCTTTTTTTAATACAAAAAGACGATTTAAACAAGTATCTAGAATCTTCAAAGGTAGTAAATTACAATTATCCTGAAATTCAAGAAAAAGCCCGGGAACTGGCCAGTGATCAGGGGCAGATTGAAACAGTGAAAGACATTTACCATTTTGTAAGGGATGAAATTGACCATTCATTGGATATTGGAAGTTGTCAAGTGACCTGCCGGGCATCTGAAGTCTTAAAAGAAGGTCATGGTTTATGTTTTGCTAAATCAAATTTGTTAGCTGCTCTTTTAAGGTTCATGGGGATTCCCACTGGGTTTTGCTATCAGACACTGACTCATGAAGAAGGTTTTGTTCTCCACGGCTTAAACGCTGTCTCCCTGGATGGTAAGTGGTTCAGGTTAGATGCCCGCGGAAACCGTGCTGATGTAGATGCTCAGTTTTCCATGGAACGGGAGAGTCTGGCCTTCTACCCTACTGTAGAAGGTGAAAAGGATTATCCCTACATATTCTCCCAACCAGATAAGAGGATTCTAAAAATAATAGGTGAGTCGAAAAGTCCAGAAGAAGTCATGAAAACTCTTCCCATTTTTCTGACCTGGTAA